atatatcacattttaatttctttatacaaatactcactgatattcaacaagcatcacctcttaggtgtttggactacaagtccatatgtattacattttactagtgatatcaattctgcatgaATTATTAATTTCTATCTTGGTCAGTATTTTTACGTtagtattcttcgacggttcttggctcattattcattacttttggTAATGTCAAGtgccatcttatatgaaaatattttattgacaACGGTTTTATTTATATCCAGAATTTCTTCaatatttatgaaatatattaagatttcgttattttcaggtacctgtccatTTTCaaaggaagacatttcatgaaaaacctcttcaagaGGTACTCTTCAGGAGTTTTTATTATGAGAGAATTTTGTACAGAAAGTTTGGATAgatcttattgcttgttttaTGGGTATGGCCTCTTTAGGAtcaccaatttcttttctttgtgcttttctctttcgaaatgctttattttttatatcaataggtctcccacgtttttagacatgtcttatgttcattagactgttaaattttttaattgtcttaCGAGAACTTCAATTCTTGCAGGGATTTTAGtagctagaatatgagatatttttatcttattgcatccataaattaattattatctgAACTTCTAGTTCACCTATGATAATAAAGATAAcatcgaattatttcattttattttcttcaatcaaatttttcttttcgttcATAGCgggaagactttatagtaaaaaaatCTTCTGATTCGTTTatagacgtccatatgaaaattattcgacttatcgtaattgatttcaaatgatcaagttaatcataaaaaaatatacaaatattttgaatcatatcacttttgatgtatcataatatttgattcaatagttgtataatatcatctcaaagagaaagctgatagtttttctaatacgagcttttAGACCATAATCATAGATGTACTATAAAGAtatttcttaccacgtccaagctcttgatttttttgaaaaaaatgctcTATTCGCTTATGGAAATGACATAAATCcaataccattcacttcaggaaatgatgtggaactagtaggacgtgactgctaaatttttaacaaaaatttattattttgctcagctacaagaagacaagatataaatttagaatatcttGTGAACTTTCGCGCTCGATATTGCTATTTCAGGAGCATATTCGAGGTATTCATTTTAAACGTATATTCTTTAGTGACTTTTCTCTATACAATATCAATTATGCAATttcaggtgcattaatcataacGACCTTTTAGGAGGATCCTGATATTTTAGTACACGTAtcacttatttaaaatatctcacaGAATTAATAGATCTTTTATTATGAGGTACTCAATAATATTATTGGTTTAGGGCGATCCTACAAGGATGCTCAATTTCTATTCtaagatgaatcttatcatcaataattcataacaagtataaaaaaaataaatagaacttgcatataaactatgtgaataaaaattgaccacagatataactaaaatgtaaattatggaaattttaattcaccatagatAATATTCCCCACagatataattgaaaaataaattatgggaGTATTAATTCATCATAGATATAACTGAAATATAAACTATGAGAATAAATgtataattttatcaagtaatataatctttaatattcACCTTgagatttcaaataatatattaaaaaacttacttgaaatagaagacCACTAGGTTCAGAATCAACAGAGTTTTGTGCTGATAAgatgttataaaactaaaaaaagaaataatattataagagaaaacattgttatttaatactgaaaatatataacttatacAAGTGAataacatctatatatataggagtataaaTATTGTTTATGTATAGTTTAAGTTATAATTGATAACTAATAACGGTCataattgatgattaaaaatagttttaattaatggttaaatatgattttaattgatgactaaaaataataatacaaatcgGTTTATAACACATTCTTCTTTTTAAAGGTCCATGTAACACTTCGCACTCTCATATAATCACATATAAGTagcattaatttaaaaaaataataataataataataaaaaaaaaacctaatatAAAAATCTGCCCGCTTTGGCGGAAATCTCTGCGCATTTCCTTTTCCTGTCACAGTTCAGAGCCAGAGACCCAGTACCAGAGCCCAACTCCAGCAACACGCGGGTGCTTTCGCGTACCCAGTTTAAGaggtatttttttcctttttccattcCTTTCATGTCACTTCCCCTGAAAATTTAACGTAGGGAACCTGAACCTTGTATATGTTTAATGTTTGATGCGCTCAATTCAAAAGCAATTTTCttccaaacaaaaagaaaaattaatggtTTTGTTTTGTCTCTTCTGGGTGCTAAATTATGGGACTGAGTTTATTGTGGACTACTAGATCAAATGAAATAAATGGGATTGTTAATTATCGGCagtcttttgaatttttagtTTCCTAAGATGGATTCTACTTCAAATGGCGAAGAAGCCACTTCGTGGGAAGAACTATACAAAATTAATTTGATGCCGTCAGAGTTGTTTTTGAAGTTCAGGAAAGAAGTTCAAGGTATTCGTGTTGGTCTTAATTTGGAGGTATCCTTCTACGCCTTCACAATATTAAGCTGATATTTTTCCAATTCAACtgccttttgttttttaatcaatttataaaagtatATTAATTATGGAGCACCTTAAGTAATTCAGCTTTACATAGCtggaaatatttttcttttggttaaATGTTTTGGACTTAGATAGGTTTCAGGTTTGGTGTGGTCTAGCGACTGAAACAGTACCTTTGCTTGAAAACAGAATAGAAAGATGTGAAAAGTGTATTTCTTGTGCGTTTTACAAGTTCTGCTCCAGGGTTGTGAAGTTATGTCAACAAATTACAAGAATAATGCTTGCTTGTTTGCGATAGTCGTAATATGAGGATTGATCTATCATGGGAATTTAACTCTTTTATGATGTGTCATTCCCTTTATATAATTTGGTTTGGTATTTGATGTGGTATCTAATTTTGGTATCCAATGGATATACTATatccatagtttttttttttttttaaaaaagtccgTGTTTCAAAGGATTGGTGAATAGTTTGACATCTCAATTGTTGGAGAATTCTTTCAGTTAGAATTGTTCTTTCGCTGTGGGGCTTCTCTTTGGATATAATTAGACTTGTCTAGTTTCTAAGGGGGGTGATAATAATatgttattttaaattgttatattgagtttttgtcatttattttctatattcaAAAGATGTTGATCTTGTTGTTCTCTGCCATGACTGCAATTTACTTCTATATGTAAATGTGGATATTAGCACCCTTAATTGGCTGAGAAGGAACATATATGAAGCCCTTGGGCTCCTAGATCTTAGTTAGATAAGCTTAGCCAGTTATGATACGTGAACACTTCCTATTGAGTGAAGTGAAAAAGgaagtgtatttatttttatgtataaagacatatatatttacaattagaAATGCTTTGCTACATATTGTTTTACAAAAGGAAGCTTACAAACTAATGCGGCTTGATATTGTACCTTagattataaatatctttttattgCAAAGTAGATCTATCATATTACATTAAGCCACGGCAGTTTGGAAGCTTCATTTGTGACACACTAAGACCTCTTTGTATACCAAGCACTTCTTTTACTACCATACGTTTGTATTTATATctacgtatatatataaataaatacatatgtaTGTATCATAGTTTGGTACAATACACGATTTGCTATATTGCATATTGCACTGTACAGTAGATATAGAAACTGAATGCTTGAACTAttcacttataaaataaaaataaaaaaataaaaaacaaagaaagaaagaaaaaagcttGAATAAAGCAGATGCGTGCCTTTCTTCTAATAAGTATTTGATTGGGATGGAATTACTCTCactaatcttgtaattgattacTTGCTACAATATTTGTATTGTATTCTACTCATATCCTGTTCACATTGAATacatgtgtttttttaattttatgtcttgATTTCATTGGTATTTTGGTTCAGTTCTACAATGTTCCCACGAATGAATACCAAGCAAAGCTTGTACTGAAGCCCTTATCACCTGACCGAAGGTGGAAGTTCATCTATGAGCCTATACATCAGGATGTACGCCTTGTTTCAAAGAAAATCCCCATCACCAAATTTCTAAATCTCCAGGTTtgatggtttttggcttgtatgAAAAGAAAACTACTAAAGAGTAGACCATTTTCAAATATCCCCTCACAGTACCTTTCTTTGTTGTGACCACCAAACTGATCCCTTTTATGATCATATGCACACATGGCTCAAGGTAGCTTTTGACCAGACTTTTTGCATCATATCATCTAGTATGTGCACGCTTATTCAAAGCATTATGgacagttttaaatttttttttagttagtaTGACAGTTTCAAATGTTAATGAGCTCTCACACTCAAGGTGATGTATATACAGGTTGGCATAGGCCACAGTTTTCAGTTGAATGCAATTGGTTGGAAATGGAAGCTTACTACGTGTTTGGGTGGAGATGGCATTTCTCGGATTCGGAATAAGACAACACTTGGTTTGTTTCCTGGCATGGATTTGCGTTTTGGGTGGAGGGCAGACTATGTTCTTCCTGAAATTACTGGGTAATTCTCAATAATCTAAATGTTTATGCTTGAAGAAAATGTAAGCACTACAATCTGAAGTTCAGAATATTTGAGGAAAACATTAGAAGCTTCTAACTGTTTTGAAGTGCATCTTCCTAAACAGTTTGTAGAAATCATTTGATTCTTTGTATGTTCACACTGACATTTGATAATGGTTGAAACCTTGCATCCTTAAATTTAATAGGGCTCTGGGTACCAGTGAACCATTGTTCAACATGAACTCTGGACGGTTGGAAGCATCACTTGATAGAGTTGAGGCCATAATGACCCACAGTGATATGGCATACTGAGCAGCTCAAAAAACCAGGTACACTTGTTGTGGACTTCTTGGAGacaaatattgatatattaagTTGAGGTATCACTGATAAGTTGGACATGGGTGTATTTGGAAAACAGATCATGAAAAACATCTGTTTTAAGGTTAAGATCtcatattttcaatttcatttttttcagcCAGACAATAAATGAAAATCATATGGTAAAATGGAATTACTTTGGTGTTTCTTCTGGTAGATGTAGGCCTTACTGAAAGGGTGGGCCTTTAAGGCGGTTACCTAAGGGAGGGAAAGAAGCATAAATGCCCCTACTTTACTAACcttaacacccccccccccccccccccccccacaaaaaaaaaaaaaaaaaaaagaaagggcgAAAGGAGTCCGTAAAATAAAAGACAAACATCGTGAATTTCCTAAGATGATGGGTGCAAGAAAGCTTGTGTATTGACAAGTAAAAGAAGGTCTACATTtcttttgaaagataaaaaggaaaaggTCTCGTATCAAGTGATCTTCTTACATTGAATCAATGCCTAGTTCCGTACTTTATTTTACTCCATTTACTGCATGATAGAATTGTAGCTTGAAATATAGGAAATAGAATATCCACATGGTAGCCTTAGAAGGCTTAAAAAAACAGAGTAATGTGGCATTTGAGATGGTGAGACCctaaaaaatttgaatctttAAATCCAAGTCTCAATGCTGATTGCTGAACTGTCTATATCACCAGGAAAAAGTTCTGGTGGTCTATAATTCTCCTCacaatttacaattttttattattttaatataataccATGCTAGGTTCtatatttagttatattttagtttatgttaatgttaatatagttttTACtgtgacttttttttaatttttattatagtcttaaaaataagattttaagcTTAGAATTaggattttttctataattatattgaaataagaaGATTCCCCATTTTGAATTTTTGCCATAGGCCCCAATTCCTATTGAGCCGTCCTTGAGTGGATaagcttctttttttctttttttcttttttttttcagctgaGTAGATGAGTTGTTTTACACGAAACATCCTGTACCCATCTGATTTCCTGGTTTCCAAGTTTTAATTTATCACAAATTCTTTGCTTTCTGGATtgtaggaaaaaaagaaaaacagatgctCTTGGGATGGGTCTCATTTGGAAGCTTCCAGGCTGacattactattattttttctcatcaTCTGTTTATATGAACTTTGCATGCAGCTGGATGAGCTGGAAACTAAAAAGGATGCCAAGATTCAGTATACATTGAAAAGAAGGTAATGGAAGGGTCCAAAGTTGGGTCCGTATTGCCATTGGTTGGACTTTTTGGGGGAAGCATAGATGTTGTTTTGAGTCtgaaattttttcatgtaaaaaaaGTTCCTTTATGTAACCAGGTTCAATGTACTAGTGGTCACTTTGTCTCTTTAAAGACAATCCAACGAATTTCGGAAGTGACGACTCTACTGTGTCAATCACATTGGTACTTTCTTAGCAAGCATGTGTTTACCATTAGAATGAAATATGCTGTGAATTCTCATCATGCTTTCATTATGATAACAAGGGTATTTATATACAATTCTATACAATGTTCTAGAATCAGAAAGGAATAAAAAACAGTTATGAAACTTGAGACAAAAAACAGAATATACAATTGTATACAATGCCTATGGTGCCCTGTAGTTGTTGCATTTGGTGCATCAATATCTTCTATATTAATACGCCCCCTCGAGTCCAAGGGCGTGtcaacaacattgagactcgTCTTCAGCTTACAAAATCTGTCCGTTACCAAGGGTTTGGTAAGTATGTCCGCGAGTTGATCTTTGGAGCTGATGaaggagatgttgagtgttTTGGCAGCAATGTGATCTCTAACAAAATGGAAGTCAATATCCATGTGTTTTGTCCTTGAGTGATAGACAGGATTGGCAGCCAAGTAAGTGGCCCCAATATTGTCACACCATAGTGTTGGAGCTTGACTGAGTGGGAGGCCAAGTTCAGAAATAAGTGTTTGGAGCCAAATGAGTTCAATAGCTGCTGAAGCTACAGATTTGTACTCAGCTTCGGTGCTTGACCTTGCAACTGTGTTTTGTTTCTTTGAGCTCCACGAGATGAGATGTTTACCCAAGAAAGTACAGAAGCCACCCGTAGATTTTCTATCATCAGGGCATCCAGCCCAGTCCGCATCGGAGTAAGCTTGTAATTTAAAGGAGGATTGAGAAGAGAAGAACAGACCCTGATTTATTGTTGCTTTTAAGTAACGCAGTATGCGTTTCACAGCAACCCAATGTGGCACTTTTGGTGTGTGCATGAATTGACACACCTTATTGACAGCGTAAGAGATATCGGGTCTGGTGAGGGACAAGTATTGTAGCCCTCCAACAATACTTCTAAATAGAGTAGCATCCTCAAAGGTTGGTGAGTCAAATTTGGACAACTTAAGATTGACTACCATGGGTGAGGTAACAGGTTTGGCATGTAACATTTTACTCCTAGTGAGGAGATCcttaatgtattttctttgagAGATTAATAGACCAGTGCTCAAATGAGTTATTTCTACACCAAGAAAGTATGATAAAGCACCTAAGTCTTTAACTGGGAATGCCAAGCTCAGGTCCGAAATAAACATATCAATGGCAGTCTTTAGAGGCCGTGATTATaaagtcatcaacataaacaaggACATATATACGCAGATCACCCTGACTAAGCACAAAGAGTGAGGCATCAGCCTGAGATGCCCGAAAGCCATAATTAAGCAGCCATGAACTTAATTGGGCAAACCATGCCCTTGGAGCTTGCTTCAAGCCGTAAATCGCTTTTTACAATTTACAAACATGTTGAGGATATTGAGAATCAATAAATCCTTGGGGCTGATGCATATATACCTGATCAGTAAGGGTTCCATGTAGGAACGCATTTTGTATATCGATCTGGCACAAGGGCCAACCACGAGCAACTACAATAGAGAGAATCAGCCGAATAGTTGGTGCCTTGATTACAGGACTGAAGGTCTCGTGGAAATCGAGTCCAGACTGCTGGTGATACCCTTTAGCAACAAGTCGTGCCTTCCGTCGCTCCAGAGATCC
The genomic region above belongs to Carya illinoinensis cultivar Pawnee chromosome 4, C.illinoinensisPawnee_v1, whole genome shotgun sequence and contains:
- the LOC122306685 gene encoding uncharacterized protein LOC122306685 codes for the protein MDSTSNGEEATSWEELYKINLMPSELFLKFRKEVQGIRVGLNLEFYNVPTNEYQAKLVLKPLSPDRRWKFIYEPIHQDVRLVSKKIPITKFLNLQVGIGHSFQLNAIGWKWKLTTCLGGDGISRIRNKTTLGLFPGMDLRFGWRADYVLPEITGALGTSEPLFNMNSGRLEASLDRVEAIMTHSDMAY